Proteins encoded within one genomic window of Panicum virgatum strain AP13 chromosome 1N, P.virgatum_v5, whole genome shotgun sequence:
- the LOC120654346 gene encoding uncharacterized protein At5g39865-like: MGCVSSAFLEEEAEDGRRRIISHHHIVSLTSSTYGILTYSEPPHPTKTTSAPPPPPPPPPPPPPTNLKPETHPHPQPEEVINSWELMAGLVDPSTPFRPPAPSPSCKPKRRIRFPLRPIAGNAKPGARAPPPAASAVLYTTSLRGVRATFEACNAVRAALQAHGVAFRERDVSMDRGFREELRQLLAPAACSLPRLFLRGRHVGGAEEVLRLDEQGLLAPLLEGLPRSGTYCCDGCGGTSFLPCFDCSGSRKVAVAVPGNQAGRRRRTTVVVRCGECNENGLVLCPICS; this comes from the coding sequence ATGGGGTGCGTCTCGTCGGCGTTCCTGGAGGAAGAAGCcgaggacggccgccgccgcatcatCTCCCACCACCACATCGTCTCCCTCACCTCCTCCACCTACGGCATCCTCACCTACTCCGAGCCGCCGCATCCAACAAAAACCACCtccgcgcctccaccgccgccgccgccgccgccgccgccgccgccgacgaatcTCAAACCCGAAACCCATCCCCATCCCCAGCCGGAGGAGGTCATCAACTCGTGGGAGCTCATGGCCGGCCTCGTCGACCCCTCGACCCCGTTCAGGCCTCCTGCCCCGTCTCCCTCCTGCAAGCCTAAACGCCGCATCCGCTTCCCTCTCCGCCCAATCGCCGGCAACGCCAAGCCAGGCGCCCGCGCTCCTCCCCCGGCGGCTTCGGCGGTGCTCTACACCACCTCCCTCCGCGGGGTCCGCGCCACCTTCGAGGCCTGCAACGCCGTCCGCGCGGCGCTCCAGGCCCACGGCGTCGCCTTCAGGGAGCGCGACGTCTCCATGGACCGGGGCTTCAGGGAGGAGCTCCGGCAGctgctcgcccccgccgcctgctcgctccCCAGGCTGTTCCTGCGGGGCCGCCacgtcggcggcgcggaggaggtgcTGCGCCTGGACGAGCAGGGCCTGCTGGCGCCGCTGCTGGAGGGCCTGCCCAGATCGGGCACCTACTGCTGCGACGGCTGCGGCGGCACGAGCTTCCTACCCTGCTTCGACTGCTCCGGGAGCCGCaaggtggccgtggccgtgcccGGCAACCAAGCGGGTCGCAGGCGGCGGACCACGGTGGTGGTGCGCTGCGGGGAGTGCAACGAGAACGGCCTCGTGCTCTGCCCGATCTGCTCCTGA